A genomic region of Choristoneura fumiferana chromosome 17, NRCan_CFum_1, whole genome shotgun sequence contains the following coding sequences:
- the LOC141436683 gene encoding putative inorganic phosphate cotransporter isoform X1 gives MDKNDWPSEYKKVPTEEFGDDKPKVSIPSSYGYGMRHVQSCLLFLCVTVAYMARAHLGVSVVAMTRPNDKHNTTNIIDNNETAIVNVKETGMELNATGEIMFKNESIDVDETSLNNFIISHGERMSEYNNTLEDIVIGNGTDTLWNVYRTYEWKKATQEMILSSFFLGYSLAMFPMGLVVQRLGGKIPIQIGLLVNGIISIVTPTVAVWGGWKAVCACRVLQGVSQSGLYPSVHTILAKWVPINERATLVGYVYTGTTLGTVIAFQLSGLLASSAAGWPSTFWVVGVTCLVAFAMVTLFSAATPSDHKTISEEEKKYIMGAAGSSKTRAKTPWKQIFSSKHVWATLVTHFFCGTCFVFLFTQIPTYMHYILGFNIKSSGFLSSLPYIGSFFFCIAYGVLSDYCVNRGYVTLKTTRIVCNTLGQAAPAVCLIAVSYTDNITLAVILIVAAVSLYAGVHSGWMVNYIDMSPNFSGSLMAVGNTGCGAGVLLLPVLVSNIVTELNDRSQWRIVMIVMAGSIFFSNLFYICFMSTDKQVWDEIIDDEDTENEAKPVKT, from the exons ATGGATAAAAATGATTGGCCAAGTGAATACAAGAAGGTTCCGACTGAAGAATTTGGCGATG ataaaccAAAAGTGTCTATACCGAGCAGTTATGGATATGGAATGCGTCATGTGCAAAGCTGTCTATTATTCTTATGTGTCACCGTTGCTTATATGGCTAGAGCTCATTTAGGAGTCTCAGTTGTAGCTATGACAAGACCAAATGACAAACATAATACAACTAACATTATTGATAATAACGAAACAGCTATTGTTAATGTTAAGGAAACTGGCATGGAATTAAATGCCACTGGAGAAATAATGTTTAAGAATGAATCAATAGATGTTGATGAAACTTCATTAAATAACTTCATTATTAGTCATGGTGAACGGATGTCtgaatataataatactttGGAAGATATTGTGATTGGCAATGGAACTGATACTTTGTGGAACGTTTATAGG ACTTACGAATGGAAGAAAGCAACACAGGAGATGATTCTTAGCTCATTTTTTCTGGGCTATTCACTGGCAATGTTTCCTATGGGTTTGGTAGTCCAGCGTCTTGGAGggaaaatacctattcaaatagGTTTGCTGGTGAATGGAATAATAAGTATAGTGACGCCGACAGTAGCAGTTTGG GGCGGTTGGAAAGCGGTGTGTGCTTGTCGCGTTCTGCAGGGCGTAAGTCAGTCTGGATTGTACCCTAGTGTACACACTATATTGGCCAAATGGGTACCAATAAATGAAAGAGCAACTTTAGTCGGCTACGTGTATACAG GTACAACTCTAGGAACAGTAATTGCCTTCCAACTCAGTGGGCTGCTGGCTTCGAGTGCGGCTGGCTGGCCGTCCACCTTCTGGGTTGTGGGCGTAACTTGCTTAGTTGCGTTTGCAATGGTGACACTATTTTCTGCAGCAACTCCCAGTGATCATAAAACGATAAGCGAGGAAGAAAAGAAGTACATAATGGGAGCTGCTGGAAGCTCCAAAACT AGGGCTAAAACTCCGTGGAAGCAAATTTTCAGTTCTAAGCATGTGTGGGCCACGTTAGTGACACATTTCTTCTGCGGTACCTGTTTTGTGTTCCTCTTCACGCAGATCCCTACTTACATGCATTACATCTTAGGGTTCAACATCAAAAGC AGTGGATTCTTGTCGTCTTTGCCGTACATCGGAAGCTTCTTCTTCTGCATCGCTTACGGTGTGTTATCAGACTATTGTGTCAACAGAGGCTACGTCACCTTGAAAACTACTAGAATCGTCTGCAATACACTAG GTCAAGCAGCGCCGGCGGTTTGTCTTATAGCGGTATCATACACTGACAACATCACGCTCGCTGTCATTTTGATCGTAGCAGCAGTATCACTGTACGCTGGTGTACACTCGGGATGGATG GTAAACTACATAGACATGTCTCCAAACTTCAGTGGATCTCTAATGGCAGTTGGTAACACGGGATGCGGGGCTGGCGTTCTTCTATTGCCTGTCCTGGTGTCCAATATTGTTACTGAATTG aaTGATCGATCTCAGTGGCGCATCGTCATGATTGTTATGGCTGGCAGTATATTCTTCAGCAACCTCTTCTATATCTGCTTTATGTCTACTGACAAACAAGTTTGGGATGAAATTATTG ATGACGAAGATACGGAAAACGAAGCCAAACCTGTGAaaacataa